TCTTGCAAAAAGGAGAGACCATCCGCATGAATTGTACCAATATAGCGATTATACGTCAGAGGAAGCAATTGACTTCGCAGCTTATGATTGGGCCGGTAAAGCCCCTTCACAAAAAACATCTTTGTCCCAAAGGGTTCGGTGAAAATCTTAACCAAGCCATCATTTTCTTTATACTTGCGCTCAAATAACACAATCCCATCGAATCGCTCTTGCATCCTCCACCTCCTTACGCCTTAGCTTGCCGTGCAGTTCATGCTTTTAACTTGGCCCAAAGTATAAGGCATGAATTGATAATCGTACCAGAAATCCCTATCAATAATCATCAGGCCGATAACCTAAGTCCATTAGCTGACTCTGGCGTTCGCGCCAATTGTTCTGAACTTTAACCCATAAATCTAAATAGACCTTATCGTCTAGCAAATGCTCAATATCACGACGAGCTAGTTGGCCAATTTTCTTAATCATCTTACCTTGCGCTCCGATAATGATACCCTTCTGGCTTTTGCGTTCAACGATAATAGTGGCTTGAATTTCAATTTTACCATCTTCGTTTCTTTGCATCCGCTCAACTTGAACGGCTACAGAATGTGGAATCTCTTCACGTGTTAAAAGCAAAATTTTCTCGCGGATAAATTCTGCTACAACGAAATATTCAGGATGATCCATAACTTGATCTGCCGGATAGTATTTTGGACCTTCTTGGAGAATCCCTTTGATTCCTTCAAGTAGTTCCGGCACATTATCACCTTCAGTCGCACTGATTGGATAAATTTCATCGAAATCATATTCCTGACGATAGGATTCAATAATCGGCAATAAATCTTCATGTGAAACGAGGTCAATCTTGTTAATTAATAGGAAGACAGGTACCTTCGTACTTGCAGCCCGTTCAATGACAAGGCGGTCTCCCGGCCCAATGGGTTCGCTGGCGTTAACTACAACTAAAACCCCATCCACACCTTGCAAGGCAGAATACGTTGTCTTCAACATAAAATCACCTAAAGCATGCTTAGGCTTATGAATACCGGGTGTATCAATAAAAACAATTTGAGCCGTTTCGTCTGTGTAAACCCCTTGAATTCTATTACGCGTCGTTTGGGCTTTATCTGACATAATAGCGATTTTCTGGCCTACGAAGCGATTCAATAGGGTTGATTTACCGACATTCGGCCGTCCGATGATCGCAATAAAGCCTGATTTAAATGTTTGTTCCTTCATAACTCCTCCATTCTAAATAAGTAATTTCATATATGGTATAAAGATTATTAAGCCTATAAGCGCCGCTGTCAAGGCCGCTAGCAGTACTGCCCCTGCTGCAATATCTTTAGCTCGTTTCGCTAAAGGTAATTCTTGCCCTTGCGCTACAAGGTCTACTACCGTTTCAATCGCACTGTTAAATAGTTCCGCCGAAAGGACCAGACCACTAGCAAGTAAGACAGCGAGCCATTCCCCTAGTGTGATTTGGAAATAGAAGCCCGCCCCTATTGTCAACAGGCCTATGCACAGTTCTATGCGTAAATTGCGCTCCGTCTGAAATGCTTGGTAAATACCACTTATTGCGAAAGAACAGCTTTTAATAAATTTCTTTAGCGAAGCTTTAACGGGAGAGGCCATAATTATCTAATACTTTCTCTTGAATACCAAACATCTCTGCTTCCTCTTGTGGCGTCTGATGGTCATAGCCATTCAAGTGTAAGAAACCATGCACCGCTAGAAATGCTAACTCCCTTGCTTGAGAATGACCATATTCCTCAGCTTGCTCCTGCATTCGTGGGTAAGAGATGACAATATCTCCTAGGTGTCTTGGCATATTTAATACCTTCAACAAGTCGCCAAAAGCTAAATCCAGCTCATCTTCCCCTTCTTCTAAGGGAAAGCTTAGGACATCGGTCGGCCGATCGACTTGGCGGTACTGTTGATTCAAAGCATGAATGGCTTCATTCGAGACGATGGACACGTCTACTTCAGCATCTTCAGGCAATTTTAAGGCCTTGCCAGCTTCAGTCAGAATATTTCTAAGCAAATCTGACTCCTGCTCATTTAAATAATTGCCTTCATCGATAATCGTTACGTTCATTTACTCACCTCAATCTTTCGGATACGAAATACGAGAGTGATACATACCCGAAATATTATTAATTAAGGACTGGCGTACCAATTTCACTTCATGGAACGTAAGTCCCGACTCTGAAAACTGGTCGTCTTTTAACTTGTCGCAAATAATGGAATCCACTAAATTCTCAATGGTTTCCAATTCATAATCTTTCAAACTACGAGACGCTGCCTCAACCGAATCTGCAATCATAATGACCGCCGCTTCTTTACTTTGTGGCTTAGGCCCTGGATAGCGGAAATCAGCCTCATCTACATTCGGATTATCCTGCTTGGCTTCATGGTAAAAGTACCCCACCCGTGTTGTACCATGGTGTTGCATGCAAATATCAATTATAATTTGCGGGAAATGGTGCTCTTCCATTATGCCTCTCCCTAAAGTTACGTGGCTAATAATAATTTCAGCACTTTCTTTAGGGGTTAATTTTTGGTGGGGGCTTACCATATGGGCCGGCACATTCTCCGTAAAAAACATCGGATGAATCGTCTTGCCAACATCATGGTAGTAACTTGCCACCCGCGCAAGCAGGGCATCCCCACCAATGGCAGTGACCGCATTGGAACTCAACGTCGCAACCATCATACTATGGTGGTAAGTTCCCGGCGCTTTCTCACTAATTTCCAGCAGTAAGGGATTATTCAAATTAGAAAGTTGATTTAAGACCAAGGTCGAGTGTTGGCCAAACCACGCTTCCCAATATGGTTGGATAAAGAAATAAGCAGCACCCGCAATGAATACATTAACAGCTGCGATGGCCAGGATAAAGGCAGTTTGCTGCATATCACTTAGGTAATTCAAGACAGACAAGATAGGCACCATGACAATGCCATGCAGCAATAAGCTCATGCCTATATGCAAGCGTTGTGTTGCTTTGCGTTTCTGAATTAAGGCTACCAAGAAACCAAGTAAGCTACTTAACAGATAAAAGAGAACAATCAAAGTTATGTCAATGATACTATTACTTGAGATAAAGAAATTCGCAAATAAATTAAAGAAGATTATCTCAAGAATCGATAATTCTTCTGACGTATAAGGCAATAGTAGAATCGGCATAATATAAATGGGACATAACAAGAGGGCATGTTCCAAGTTGTTCTGCTGCAGTAGACTTAACAGCTTCAAGACACTTAAGATTGCAACCATCGAGACACTATACACCGTTAATTGGGCATTGGCTGATAATACATCTTGCTTGCTTCCAACTAATTTCTGTCTGAAATGGACTAAAAGAGCCAAGGCTTGAATGAGCACTAAGGCATAGAAACCATAGCCAGCTGAGCGCATCGCTCGCCGGTCTAAATAACCGAACAAATCCAACTGACGCATATCGTCTTGATCAATGACATGTCCTTCTTGAACAATAATCTGTCCTTGCAGAATATAACTTGGCTGGACAGAGTTGGCCACTTGTTGACGGCGTTCCTCGGTTTCTTCCTCACTATATACCATCGTCGGGATAATCAATTGTTGCAATAAATCTTGAGTGACTTGCCGACTTTCAAAATTCAAATTCAAACCATCCAGTTGCGTACGCGCTTGGGCGATTATCTGTATAATTTCATTGGCATGAATTGGCTTCGACAAGGTAGAATCGAGTATTTGTGCGGTTGCTTGATTAATCGTCGATAAATCATTATCTGACATTTCGACCAAGGACACAATCGATTCCCTGGGTATCCGTGTCAGCAAATTAACCACGGAGTCATCATAATGGCCTGAGAAATAATATAACAAGGCAAATAATTTCTCGCTCTTCTCTAATTGACCGAAGATAACGTCCTGTTCATCTGTCCGTTCTGCATTAATTTCTAAGGCGATATAGCGTTGCATCCATTCTTCTTCCGCTTCAATCTCCTTTAAACTTTCCGTTGAATAACGCTCTTTACGTACATCACGCAAACCTTGGAACAATTGCTCCAATAAAGCCAATTGACTTTCACGAATATTCGGCTGATAAACATATACATCAGCAACACTATTACGCGCTTGTTCACGGTTACGTTCCGTCATCTCCACATCTTCAATTGTGGTTGGCGCTTGAATTGTCGTTTCAGCAACTTGATTTAATTGGAAATTATATTGCTGGGGCAGTGTCGTGCTATAGCCTAGCAAAATCACAAACAGTGACAGTATAATCAGCACAATGAAGAAATAATACTTGCCAGCTTGTGACTGCCACTGTTCTAATCTTGTCTTCACAGCAACCTCCTTGCTAATTAGTCATCATGTCGGCGATAGGCTCGAATAATATCGGCCACTACCGGATGACGGACTACGTCATATTCATCAAAGGTTACAAATTTAACCCGCGGAATTCCCTTCAAGGTCTGCTGTGCATCTACCAGACCTGAGCGTACCCCTTTGGGTAAGTCGATTTGAGTATGGTCGCCATTTACAATCATCTTCGAGCCGAAGCCTAAGCGCGTCAAGAACATCTTCATCTGTGCAATTGTCGTATTCTGCGCTTCGTCCAAGATAACAAAGGCGTCATCTAAAGTTCTCCCCCGCATATAAGCAAGCGGGGCAATCTCAATCACACCGCGTTCCATCAAACGATTCGTTTGCTCAGTCCCATAGATTGTATACAAAGCGTCATACACGGGCCTTAAATATGGGGCTACCTTCTCCTTTAAGTCTCCAGGCAGGAAGCCCAAGCTTTCGCCAGCCTCTACCGCTGGACGCGTTAGAATAATTTTCTTTACACGACCTTCACGCATAGCCTCTACGGCCAGCACAACGGCTAGGAAGGTCTTGCCTGTGCCCGCCGGACCAATCCCAAAGGTGATATCATGAGCTTCAACTGCACGCACGTACTCAAGCTGCCCGAAATTTTTCGCTCGGATAGCTTTGCCTTCATAAGTTCGACCGATTACCTTCTCATACAAGTGAGCGAAATAATCTAAAGAGCCTCTTTTCGCCATTTTAATTGCTGTTACAATGTCCGGCATCTTAACAGGGACACCCGATTCGAGTAGTTGAAGCAGGTTCAGAAAGATTTGCCGAACAAGTTCAACCTCTTCTTCCTGCCCTGAAATCGAAATAATTTCGCCACGGTTGGCAATTCGAACCGGTAATTCTTCTTCAATGAGCTGAATATGCTTATCGCGGTTACCTAGGAGAGCTACGAGCCAATCACTATTAGTAACCGTTACTTGCTTATTCACTTCGTTTAATTCGGTCAATCAACAATCTCCTTTTTATGTAATATAGTGCTATTGTATCACAGGAAAATACAAAAAACACCCTGCATCGACTCTGAATAAAGCCCCCTAAGACAAAAAAGACCTAGAACTTAATCTAGATCTTCCATGTATTAATGTAATAATTCCTTAACAATGGCATTAACCTTTGAACCATCCGCTTGACCCTTCAAGCGAGCCATGGCAGGTCCCATTACTTTACCGAAATCGCTTGGAGAACTTGCGCCCACCTCTTCGATAACATCTTGAACAACTTGACGAATTTCTTCATCAGATAATTGTTCAGGCAGATATTCTTCGACAATCACAATTTCAGCTTTTACTTCTTCGACTAAATCTTCACGTCCAGCTTGCTCAAATTCAGCTAAAGAATCCCTGCGTTGCTTCATCTCACGATTAAGAATCGTCAACTCTTGGTCTCCAGTTAAAGGCTCGTCATGATTCAACTGTTCATTCTGAAGCGCAGCTTTGATCATGCGTAAAACCTTCAAACGATCTTTATCTCTAGCTTTCATCGCCAGCTTAACGTCTTGATTGATTCGCTCTGTCAGTGACATAGTTTCACCTGATCCCTACACAATTAGTATTTACGCTTACGTGCTGCTTCAGATTTCTTCTTACGGCGAACACTTGGCTTCTCGTAATATTCACGCTTACGCGCTTCACGTAGAGTACCGGTTTTAGAAACGTTACGCTTAAAGCGACGAAGAGCGTCGTCTAATGATTCGTTGTCACGAACAACTGTTTTAGACATATAAATCCCTCCTCCCAAGCTTATGTAACCTTTCTTAGACCCAACGATAATGTAATCTAAATAAAGTTCATGGTACATTATAGCAAACTAAAGCTTGATTTCAAGTTTTTTTGCAAAAAATATGATCATTACTGACAGTCTGCGCATAAGCCAAAGACTTCAAAGCGATGAAATTCAATCTGGACCCCTTGCAGTTCATCTTCCAATAAATGCATCGGACAATGATGAATCGGAATAGATTTACCGCATTTCGTACAAATAAAGTGATGATGGTGATGGTCTCCTATGCAATGAATTTTAAAGAGTTGTTGCTGGCGGTACTCCGTTGTCTCTAATAAATCACATTCGACAAAGTCATATAAATTACGGTAGGTTGTATTGTAACTCATTGTCGGATACTTCTCTCGCAGTATTTCATGAACGTCTTGAGCTGACATATAGTGTTGCTTTTGAGCAAAGAGTTCAAGAATCTCCTTACGCTTTTGTGTTATTTTGAATTGGTTAGCTCTTAGTGTCTCTAATCCCTGTTCTACAAGCTCTTCGTTTGTCTGCTTATGCTCCATTGTATGCATTGTATTCAAAAAACCTCGACTCCCCTCAGACTTTAATGGTATTATAGTACAAATAACATCAAATGTTAAATGAGAAACATTACGATTTACCTAGGAGGATCAGCATGTCCAAGATTTTACACTATTATATTCTTTCGGATTCTGTTGGTGATACCGCTTTAAAAGTTGCCCGCTCTGCCCTTGCCCAGTTCCCTGAAGCACGCACCAAATTACATCGCCATAATTTTGTTAATGACACCGATGCCTTAAATGACATCCTACAGGAAGCGGCGGCCTTAGATGGTCTCGTCTTTATAACCATAGCCGATAATCAACTCGCTAAATATGTCGAACGCTTCTGCATTGAAACAGGCCTCATTTGCTACAATCTTATTCAACCATTTGTCCTGGAAATTCAAAGACGCTTAGAAGTTGAACCTTCTGAAATTGCCGGGGCCCAGCATGAATTGTCCGACGCCTACTTCAAGCGTATTGAAGCGATTGAATTCTGTATTCAATATGATGATGGCCGGGATCCTTCCGGGATGGATGAAGCAGAAATCATTATTATTGGAATCTCCCGCACGGGTAAAACCCCGCTCAGCATGTATCTAGGAACTCTTGGGTATAAAGTGTTAAATATACCTTTGATTCCCGAGAACGAACCGCCTGTAGAATTATTCAAAACCGACAAAAAGAAAATCATCGGCCTGACCAATGATCCTTACACCATTAACCGTCTGCGCGAAACACGTATGATTGAATACGGCATGGATAGTGGCACGCGCTATGCCTCTATCAAACGTGTTGAAGAAGAGCTCAATTTTGCAGATGAATTGTACCGTCAGTTAGATTGTCCCGTTATCAATGTCGTTGACCGAAGCATTGAGGAGTCAGCCACGATTATCTTGGATATTATGAATATGCCGGTCCGCTATAATTAAGCTATATTTCAACCGTTGAGAATAACGTACATTAGCTTTTCAGCGTAAATCCCCCCTATTTTATACTCAATCATAATTATCTTCATTGTGCTACATATTTTTGGGGGGAGTTTAGATTATGGACAATTAAATCAACTTCCAAATACCTATAAGACTTTAAAAGACTGCTTATCCACCAGGGCAAGCAGTCTTTCTTATAATGCTAATTCAGTTCGGATGTCTTCTAATAAGTTTGGATTAAATTCTCCGGCTTTCAGCATGGCAATCTCCTGTTTATAAGGCGGAAGCTTCACTTTATTTTCATCGCTGAGGCTGACCCAAGGCGTTTCAAGTATCTTGGGGATTGCCTTAAAGCGAGGATCATGAACGAATTGCTTCAAGGTAGGATAGCCAATCTGGCCCAAACCAATGTTAGCATGGCGGTCCTTATGGCTACCACAGGGATTGTATGAGTCATTAATATGCAGTACTTGAATGCGGTCCAAGCCAATGATGCGGTCAAATTCTGCTAAGACACCTTCAAAGTCTCCGGTAATATCATAACCTGCGTCATGAACATGACACGTATCAAACGTGACCGATAAGTATTCACTGCGGTCAACGCCTTCAATAATATAAGCCAACTCTTCAAAGCGCGCACCCAATTCCGTTCCTTTACCTGCCATCGTCTCCAAGGCGATTTGGACAGGGAGGTCTGGGTTAATAACTTCGTTGAGTCCATGGATAATTTGTTCTAAGCCCGCTTCAACCCCTGCGCCAACATGGGCACCTGGATGCAAGGTAACCTGCCTTGCCCCAAGGGCATGCGCACGTTTGATTTCTTCTTGAAGAAAGGCTACCGCAAATTCATGATAACCTTCCTTAGTGGTATTGGCTAGATTGACAATGTAAGGAGCGTGCACCGTTAAAGCGTGAATCCCAACTTCCTTCATATAGGCATGAGCTTCTTCAATATGAAATTCATCCAAAGATCTGCGCCTTGTATTCTGTGGCGCGCCCGTATATACCATGAAGACATTTGCCCCATAGGAGGCAGCCTCTTGGGCTGAACCTCGGAGCATCTCTTTCCCCTTCAGTGAAACGTGTGAACCGAGTAACATGGTCACACCCTATTTCTTCTCTTTGCTTTCCCGTAGACGACGAACTGTTAAGTTCAATTCTTTTAATTGAGCACGGTCTACCGTACTTGGTGCTTCCGTCATTGGATCGATACCACGACCTGTTTTCGGGAAGGCAATGACTTCACGAATATTCGGTTCGCCGGCTAGAATCATTACTAGACGGTCTAAGCCTAGCGCGATACCACCATGTGGCGGGAAGCCGTAATCAAAGGCACTCATTAAGAAGCCAAATTGTTCTTCCGCTTGTTGTGGTGTAAAGCCTAATAAATCAAACATTTCTTCTTGCATCTCACGCGTGTGAATACGGATACTACCGCCACCGATCTCATAACCATTTAAGACGATATCATAAGCCCGAGCTAAAGCCTCTGCAGGCTCTGCCTTTAAGGCAGCAACGTCATTATTTTGTGGGGAGGTGAATGGGTGGTGCATTGCTACATAGCGTCCTGCTTCTTCATCGAACTCTAGCAGTGGCCAGTCCGTAATCCAGACAAAGGCTAATTCTTCTGGATTATATAGCTGATGCGCTTTTCCAAGGTAATTACGTAACTCACCCAGAGAATCTGCAACCACTTTAGCTGAATCTGCCATAAAGAAGAGAATATCACCCGGTTCTGCTTGGCTAGGTCCTGCAATGCTATTATAAGCTGCTTCTTCCTTAAAGAATTTCGCAATTGGACCAGTGAAGCCATCTTCTGTTACCTTAGCCCATGCTAAGCCTTTAGCACCGTACGGCTTCACAACATTTAATAAATCATCTGCTGTCTTGCGCGTATATTCATCTGCAAGACCTTTTAAGTTTAAGGCTTTAACTTGGCCACCATTCTCGATCGCCCCTTTAAATACACCGAAATCCGTCCCCTTCACTGAATCAGTCAAGTCGATTAATTTCAAATCGAAACGAATATCCGGCTTATCTGAACCATATTCAGACATCGCTTGCTCATAGGTCATGCTCGGGAAGGCTTCGGTCAAGTCTAAACCACGGGCTTCTTTAACCACATGCTTTAGCATCTCTTCCGTGATAGCTTGAATATCTTCTTCTTCCAAGAAGCTTGTCTCAATATCGATTTGGGTAAATTCAGGCTGGCGATCGCCGCGCAAGTCTTCATCGCGGAAGCATCTTACGATTTGGTAATAGCGATCGATTCCTGCACCCATGAGTAATTGCTTAAAGATTTGTGGCGATTGCGGTAAAGCATAGAACTTTCCAGCTTCACGGCGTGTCGGCACGAGGAAGTCGCGGGCACCCTCAGGTGTGCTTTTGGTTAAGCTCGGTGTTTCTACGTCGATGAAATTAGTGTCATTTAAGTATTGGCGAACTGTTTGGACAACGGTATGGCGTAAACGCAAATTGTCAAACATTGGCTTGCGACGTAAATCTAGATAGCGATAACGTAAGCGAAGTTCTTCATCCGTATCAATCTCATCTTCCACGTAAATCGGTGGTGTTTGGCTTTTAGCCAGGACAACTAAGTTATTGGCCATCAATTCATAACGTCCCGTTGGAATCTTAGGATTTACTTGATCCTCATCACGAAGTACCAATTCACCTTTCACTTCAACAACAAACTCACTGCGCAAGTGATCTGCGGCTTCCATCTGCTCAGCAGGTAAATTCTCCGCATTAAAGACAACTTGAGCAATCCCTTCACGGTCACGCAAGTCAATAAAGATAACCCCACCTAGGTCACGGCGTCTTTGCACCCAACCTTTCAAGACTATCTCTTGCCCAACTAATTCTTCACCGATTAGGCCACAATATACTGTTCTTTTCGCCATATTCTTAAAATCCCCCTTTGAAAAATTCATCAATCACCGATGTATCCATCGTATGTTTGCGATAAACACTTGCAATGTCAGCTAAGACATCCGCCAATTTCTCGGTTGCTTGCTTACCAGTATCTTGGTTTTTCAGTTGTACCAGTCCGTCAGCTAATTCTTGCTCACCAACAGTCATCACCAACTTCGTATTCAGCTTACTAATTGTCTTAAACTGCGACTTCATACTACGACCTAAGTAGTCACGTTCAGCAATTAGCCCGGCCTGGCGAGCCGCTTGGACAATTTGCAAGGTAACGGTCTCAACTTCTTCGCCAAGACCCATCACATAAATATCAACTGGCTCTACTGCTGGAATCTCAATCCCTTGCTCTTCAAGTAAGATTAACAGACGTTCCATACCAATGGCAAAACCTATTCCCGATTCAGCCGGTCCACCAATCTGCTCAACCAATCCATCGTAGCGGCCTCCACCACAGACAGTTGACTGTGCACCAATGGAATCGTCTTCCACAATAATCTCAAAGATGGTATGTTGATAATAATCCAGACCGCGTACAATCGTCGGATCAATCGTATAAGGGATATTCAACGCATCCAAATGTGCTTGAACTTGCTCGAAATGCTTCCGACTCTCATCTCCTAAGAAGTCAATAATCGCCGGCGCATCTTGGCTCAAAGCCTTATCTTCAGGCGCCTTGCTATCAATAATCCGCATCGGATTAGTTTCCAGGCGTTTCTGTGAATCTTTACTTAGCTGATCTTTCACAGGTGTGAAATATTCAATCAAAGCTTCCCGGTACACTTGTCTTTCCTCCGGTTTGCCCAGTGAATTAAGGTAAAGCTTCAAATTCTTCACTTCTAACTCTTCGAAGAAATGCCAAGCCAAAGCAATTATCTCGGCATCTGTCGCCGGGTTGACACTGCCAAATGCTTCGACGCCTATTTGATGGAACTGACGTTGGCGACCCGCTTGGGGGCGCTCATAACGAAACATTGGTCCGATATAATATAGTTTTAAAGGCTTAGCAAATTCTGGCCCATGCAACTTATGCTCCACATAAGCCCGGACCACACCTGCAGTTCCCTCTGGTCGCAGAGCAATGTGACGCTCTCCTTTATCGTAGAAATCATACATTTCCTTAGACACAATATCCGTCGTATCCCCCACCGAACGACTAAACAAATCATAAGACTCCATCATCGGCGTGCGAATTTCTTGATACAAATAACGCTCGAATAAATCTCGGGCAACATCTTCAATATATTGCCATTTATAACTATCCTTTGGCAGAATATCTTCTGCCCCTTTGATTTTCTGAATCATTCATAAACCTCCATTTTGGACAAAAAAATAGTCCATGGCCAACAGCCATAGGACGAATCAACGTGGTACCACCTATCTTCACCTAGTCAGACTAGGTCTTTACTACCGTATCGGGGTAAGCGGAATAACTTTACATTATTCATCTCCGTAGTGTCTTCGTCTTCGTTGATTCTTTCAGCCAGGGAATCAATCTCTATACTTAGACTACTTGTCTACATCTGCGATATACTTATGATATAATACTAATTTACTCATTCATTCACAGAAAGTCAAGCCCTGTTTTTATCGATGTTACATCTCAAGAATTTAGGTAAGCTGTATAAGCAAATGCATAAGAATAAAAGAGGTGGATTCTATAATCAACTTAGCCACCCAAAATAAAAAACATCAAGTGAATTTCATGCTATATTGAAGTTACCACAACTCTCAATAGATAAGGATGAATTTACGTGACGCAAATTCATGATAACACAGCTACTAAAAAAGACACATCTTTCTTATCAAGAACGTTGCCAGATTGCTATTCTTAAACAAGAAAACTATTCAAATCGAGCTATCCCAGCTAGTCTTAATCGGGCGCCCAAACCATTCATAATGAAATCAAGCGAGGGACTGTTAAACAAAAGAAAAAACAAGTCCAGAGCGGCAAAGAGTATGTTTATTACTACACTGTTTATGATGCAGATAAGGGTCAGGCGGCTCATGATAACCAGCGTTTAAATTGTGGAAGATGTCCTAAATGGGCAGATTCTGATGCGTTCATGGAATGGGCAGATGAAAAAATGCTCGAAGATCATTGGTCCCCTGATGTGGTCGTTGGTTTTGCTAAGCGACAAGAGCTATTTGACCCAAAACTGATTCCTAGCACGACTACTCTCTATAATTGGATAGATAGTGGCATTATGCGCACTAAAAATATAGACTTACTGGAGAAACTCTCTCGTAAACCTCGTCAAAAGAAACGGTCAACTAAGGAAAATAAGCGGATTTTAGGAAATTCAATTGACGAGCGACCTGAAGAAGTTAAATCTCGTGATCATTTCGGTCACTGGGAAATTGACACGGTTATCGGGCAAAAAACTAAAGAGGACGAAGTCTTATTAACCTTAGTCGAGAGAATGACTCGTTTTGAAGTCCTCCTTAAGTTGCCGGGTAAGACTTCCGAAGGTGTTTGTTTAGCAGTGTCCCATCTCAGAGAGCGCTGTGGCGATGACTACACTCGTCTATTCAAAACAGTCACCGCAGATAATAGAACCGAGTTTGCTTCCTTACAAGAAGCCCTCCAAGAGATAGTATTCGCCTACTTTACGCACCCATTTGCTTCTTACGAAAGAGGGACGAGCGAGAATCAGCATAAATACATCCGACGATTTCTACCGAAAGGTCAAAAAATATCGGAAATGAGTGATCAGCAGATTT
This region of Suicoccus acidiformans genomic DNA includes:
- a CDS encoding deoxyribonuclease IV — encoded protein: MLLGSHVSLKGKEMLRGSAQEAASYGANVFMVYTGAPQNTRRRSLDEFHIEEAHAYMKEVGIHALTVHAPYIVNLANTTKEGYHEFAVAFLQEEIKRAHALGARQVTLHPGAHVGAGVEAGLEQIIHGLNEVINPDLPVQIALETMAGKGTELGARFEELAYIIEGVDRSEYLSVTFDTCHVHDAGYDITGDFEGVLAEFDRIIGLDRIQVLHINDSYNPCGSHKDRHANIGLGQIGYPTLKQFVHDPRFKAIPKILETPWVSLSDENKVKLPPYKQEIAMLKAGEFNPNLLEDIRTELAL
- the aspS gene encoding aspartate--tRNA ligase; this translates as MAKRTVYCGLIGEELVGQEIVLKGWVQRRRDLGGVIFIDLRDREGIAQVVFNAENLPAEQMEAADHLRSEFVVEVKGELVLRDEDQVNPKIPTGRYELMANNLVVLAKSQTPPIYVEDEIDTDEELRLRYRYLDLRRKPMFDNLRLRHTVVQTVRQYLNDTNFIDVETPSLTKSTPEGARDFLVPTRREAGKFYALPQSPQIFKQLLMGAGIDRYYQIVRCFRDEDLRGDRQPEFTQIDIETSFLEEEDIQAITEEMLKHVVKEARGLDLTEAFPSMTYEQAMSEYGSDKPDIRFDLKLIDLTDSVKGTDFGVFKGAIENGGQVKALNLKGLADEYTRKTADDLLNVVKPYGAKGLAWAKVTEDGFTGPIAKFFKEEAAYNSIAGPSQAEPGDILFFMADSAKVVADSLGELRNYLGKAHQLYNPEELAFVWITDWPLLEFDEEAGRYVAMHHPFTSPQNNDVAALKAEPAEALARAYDIVLNGYEIGGGSIRIHTREMQEEMFDLLGFTPQQAEEQFGFLMSAFDYGFPPHGGIALGLDRLVMILAGEPNIREVIAFPKTGRGIDPMTEAPSTVDRAQLKELNLTVRRLRESKEKK
- the hisS gene encoding histidine--tRNA ligase, which translates into the protein MIQKIKGAEDILPKDSYKWQYIEDVARDLFERYLYQEIRTPMMESYDLFSRSVGDTTDIVSKEMYDFYDKGERHIALRPEGTAGVVRAYVEHKLHGPEFAKPLKLYYIGPMFRYERPQAGRQRQFHQIGVEAFGSVNPATDAEIIALAWHFFEELEVKNLKLYLNSLGKPEERQVYREALIEYFTPVKDQLSKDSQKRLETNPMRIIDSKAPEDKALSQDAPAIIDFLGDESRKHFEQVQAHLDALNIPYTIDPTIVRGLDYYQHTIFEIIVEDDSIGAQSTVCGGGRYDGLVEQIGGPAESGIGFAIGMERLLILLEEQGIEIPAVEPVDIYVMGLGEEVETVTLQIVQAARQAGLIAERDYLGRSMKSQFKTISKLNTKLVMTVGEQELADGLVQLKNQDTGKQATEKLADVLADIASVYRKHTMDTSVIDEFFKGGF